One part of the Drosophila teissieri strain GT53w chromosome 3R, Prin_Dtei_1.1, whole genome shotgun sequence genome encodes these proteins:
- the LOC122618788 gene encoding neprilysin-2 isoform X1: protein MQTVIQNPNWWRRRNKLERGLLVSLGIMLAVIATGFGLWISDALRTSSLPPSPQSTALHGDSTTINKVPTVTASKGKAGASGDVCLSQECIHTASTVLRKMKPEVEPCDNFYEFACGTYLEEENIPDDKVSISTFSVISDKLQEQLKDIITAERPKTEPKHFRLPNLLYRACMNKTLIETLGPEPIARMAKKLGGWPLITGESWNADDSWTWQEQVKKFRTAGFSMDYIIDFSIGVDLQNSTKRLIDLDQSSLALSREYLVKGFNETLVTAYYEYMVDIAVLFGANRDLAKTELLSSLEFEIALANISWPNEKRRNSSELYNLRTTAQLQAGYPYVQWVDYMNALLPEGLNVAEDEMINLSVPSFFEDLGKLLARTPKRVIANYMFWRIHGFSVGFLSEEFRKRQLEYATALSGRQEQEARWKECVDIATSSMDEICEEDFYSLGISVGSLYVGKHFHKDSKANALEMVNEIRNVFNDILDEVNWMDSKTKEEAKLKLHSMATHIGYPDEMLDNEKLAAYYAKLDIDPDKYFESFLGMNIFGTDYSFNKLRLPVNKTDWVRHARPAIVNAFYSSLENSIQFPAGILQGHFFNAQRPKYMNFGAIGYVIGHEITHGFDDQGRQFDVKGNLRDWWHPDTQKAYLAKAKCIIEQYGNYTEMATGLNLNGINTQGENIADNGGVKESYIAYRRWAEKHGPEAKLPGLDYTPEQMFWVAAGQTWCAKYRKESLKMRITTGVHSPSEFRVLGSLSNMKDFAKDFQCPEGSPMNPVQKCEVW from the exons ATGCAGACGGTTATCCA GAACCCCAACTGGTGGCGTCGTCGCAACAAGTTGGAAAGAGGTCTGCTGGTCTCGCTCGGCATCATGCTCGCAGTGATTGCCACCGGGTTCGGGCTCTGGATTAGCGATGCTCTGAGGACGAGCAGTCTCCCGCCGAGTCCCCAGTCCACTGCCCTCCACGGTGACAGCACCACTATCAACAAGGTGCCTACGGTCACCGCCTCAAAGGGCAAGGCGGGCGCCTCGGGCGACGTGTGCCTCAGCCAGGAGTGCATCCACACGGCTTCCACCGTTTTGCGTAAGATGAAGCCGGAGGTGGAGCCGTGCGACAACTTCTACGAGTTCGCCTGCGGCACATACCTTGAGGAGGAGAACATCCCCGACGACAAGGTCTCCATCAGCACCTTCTCCGTGATCTCTGACAAACTGCAGGAGCAGTTGAAGGACATCATTACCGCGGAGCGACCGAAAACGGAGCCGAAGCACTTCCGACTGCCCAACCTGCTTTACAGGGCCTGCATGAACAAAA CTCTGATCGAGACCCTGGGCCCTGAGCCCATAGCTCGAATGGCCAAGAAGCTGGGCGGCTGGCCGTTAATCACGGGAGAATCTTGGAACGCGGACGACAGCTGGACCTGGCAGGAACAGGTCAAGAAGTTCCGCACCGCCGGATTCAGCATGGACTACATCATTGACTTTTCGATAGGAGTGGATTTGCAGAACAGCACTAAGCGGCTTATAGAT CTGGACCAGTCCTCTCTGGCCTTGAGTCGCGAGTACCTCGTGAAGGGATTCAATGAGACCCTGGTGACGGCctactacgagtatatggtAGACATCGCGGTCCTTTTCGGGGCCAATAGGGATTTGGCCAAGACGGAGTTGCTGAGTTCGTTGGAGTTCGAGATCGCCCTTGCCAAT ATCTCCTGGCCCAACGAGAAGCGTCGAAACTCCTCTGAGCTGTACAATCTAAGGACCACCGCGCAGCTTCAGGCTGGATACCCCTACGTGCAGTGGGTGGACTACATGAACGCCCTGCTGCCGGAGGGGCTGAACGTGGCTGAGGACGAGATGATCAACCTGTCGGtgcccagcttctttgagGACCTCGGCAAGCTGCTGGCCAGGACGCCAAAGCGTGTCATCGCCAACTATATGTTCTGGCGCATCCACGGCTTCTCTGTGGGATTTCTGAGTGAGGAGTTCCGCAAGCGGCAGCTGGAGTACGCCACTGCCCTCTCCGGCCGCCAGGAACAGGAGGCTAGATGGAAGGAGTGTGTCGACATCGCCACGAGCAG CATGGATGAAATATGCGAAGAAGATTTCTATAG CCTCGGCATTTCCGTGGGATCGCTCTATGTGGGCAAGCACTTCCACAAGGACTCCAAGGCCAACGCCCTGGAGATGGTCAACGAAATCCGCAACGTGTTCAACGACATCCTCGACGAGGTCAACTGGATGGACTCCAAGACAAAGGAGGAGGCCAAGCTAAAGCTGCACAGCATGGCCACCCACATCGGTTATCCGGACGAGATGCTTGACAACGAGAAGCTGGCCGCCTACTACGCCAAGCTCGACATCGATCCCGACAAGTACTTCGAGTCGTTCCTGGGCATGAACATATTCGGCACGGATTACTCCTTCAACAAGCTCCGTTTACCGGTCAACAAGACGGACTGGGTTCGCCACGCCCGCCCGGCGATCGTGAACGCATTCTACTCCTCCTTGGAGAACAGTATTC AATTCCCGGCCGGAATCCTGCAGGGACACTTCTTCAACGCCCAACGTCCAAAGTACATGAACTTTGGCGCAATTGGTTACGTGATTGGTCACGAGATCACCCACGGTTTCGACGACCAGGGTCGCCAGTTCGACGTGAAGGGCAACCTACGGGACTGGTGGCACCCGGACACCCAAAAGGCCTATCTGGCCAAGGCGAAGTGCATTATCGAGCAGTACGGCAACTACACCGAAATGGCCACGGGACTGAAC CTGAATGGCATCAACACCCAGGGGGAGAATATCGCCGACAATGGTGGCGTCAAGGAGTCGTACATTGCCTACCGAAGATGGGCTGAGAAGCACGGACCGGAGGCAAAGCTACCCGGATTGGACTACACCCCGGAGCAGATGTTTTGGGTGGCAGCCGGACAGACTTGGTGTGCTAAATACCGCAAAG aatCTCTCAAGATGCGTATTACTACCGGAGTGCATTCGCCATCCGAGTTCCGAGTCCTTGGGTCACTCAGCAACATGAAGGACTTCGCCAAGGACTTCCAGTGTCCGGAGGGCTCGCCCATGAATCCGGTCCAAAAGTGCGAAGTTTGGTAG
- the LOC122620610 gene encoding eukaryotic translation initiation factor 3 subunit F-1, with protein sequence MSALNLTVRVHPVVLFQVVDAFERRNADSHRVIGTLLGSVDKGVVEVTNCFCVPHKEHDDQVEAELSYALDMYDLNRKVNSNESVVGWWATGNDVTNHSSVIHEYYARECNNPVHLTVDTSLQGGRMGLRAYVCIQLGVPGGKSGCMFTPIPVELTSYEPETFGLKLLQKTVGVSPAHRPKTVPPMLDLAQISEASTKLQSLLDLILKYVDDVIAHKVTPDNAVGRQLLDLIHSVPHMTHEQFTQMFNANVRNLLLVITLSQLIKTQLQLNEKLTFLPAA encoded by the coding sequence ATGTCGGCCCTTAATCTGACCGTGCGCGTGCACCCGGTGGTGCTCTTCCAGGTGGTGGACGCCTTCGAGCGGCGAAACGCGGACTCGCACCGTGTCATCGGCACCCTGCTCGGCTCTGTGGACAAAGGTGTGGTGGAGGTTACCAACTGTTTTTGTGTGCCGCACAAGGAACACGACGATCAGGTGGAGGCAGAACTGAGCTACGCCTTGGACATGTACGACCTCAACCGCAAGGTGAACTCCAACGAGAGCGTGGTGGGTTGGTGGGCAACCGGAAACGACGTGACCAATCACAGCTCGGTAATCCACGAGTACTACGCCCGCGAATGCAACAACCCGGTGCATCTCACCGTGGACACCTCGCTCCAGGGCGGAAGGATGGGCCTGCGCGCCTACGTCTGCATTCAACTGGGAGTGCCCGGCGGCAAGAGCGGCTGCATGTTCACGCCCATTCCAGTCGAGCTGACCAGCTACGAGCCGGAGACATTTGGACTCAAGCTGCTCCAGAAGACCGTCGGCGTTTCGCCCGCCCACCGTCCCAAGACCGTGCCGCCTATGCTAGACCTGGCCCAAATCTCGGAGGCCTCCACAAAACTTCAGTCCCTGCTGGACTTAATTCTTAAGTACGTTGACGACGTGATCGCCCACAAGGTGACGCCCGACAACGCCGTCGGCCGACAGTTGTTAGACCTTATCCACTCCGTGCCGCATATGACCCATGAGCAGTTTACCCAAATGTTCAACGCCAACGTGCGCAACCTTCTGCTGGTCATCACGCTCTCCCAACTCATCAAAACTCAGCTGCAGCTCAACGAAAAGCTCACCTTTCTGCCCGCCGCCTAA
- the LOC122618788 gene encoding neprilysin-2 isoform X2 yields the protein MQTVIQNPNWWRRRNKLERGLLVSLGIMLAVIATGFGLWISDALRTSSLPPSPQSTALHGDSTTINKVPTVTASKGKAGASGDVCLSQECIHTASTVLRKMKPEVEPCDNFYEFACGTYLEEENIPDDKVSISTFSVISDKLQEQLKDIITAERPKTEPKHFRLPNLLYRACMNKTLIETLGPEPIARMAKKLGGWPLITGESWNADDSWTWQEQVKKFRTAGFSMDYIIDFSIGVDLQNSTKRLIDLDQSSLALSREYLVKGFNETLVTAYYEYMVDIAVLFGANRDLAKTELLSSLEFEIALANISWPNEKRRNSSELYNLRTTAQLQAGYPYVQWVDYMNALLPEGLNVAEDEMINLSVPSFFEDLGKLLARTPKRVIANYMFWRIHGFSVGFLSEEFRKRQLEYATALSGRQEQEARWKECVDIATSSLGISVGSLYVGKHFHKDSKANALEMVNEIRNVFNDILDEVNWMDSKTKEEAKLKLHSMATHIGYPDEMLDNEKLAAYYAKLDIDPDKYFESFLGMNIFGTDYSFNKLRLPVNKTDWVRHARPAIVNAFYSSLENSIQFPAGILQGHFFNAQRPKYMNFGAIGYVIGHEITHGFDDQGRQFDVKGNLRDWWHPDTQKAYLAKAKCIIEQYGNYTEMATGLNLNGINTQGENIADNGGVKESYIAYRRWAEKHGPEAKLPGLDYTPEQMFWVAAGQTWCAKYRKESLKMRITTGVHSPSEFRVLGSLSNMKDFAKDFQCPEGSPMNPVQKCEVW from the exons ATGCAGACGGTTATCCA GAACCCCAACTGGTGGCGTCGTCGCAACAAGTTGGAAAGAGGTCTGCTGGTCTCGCTCGGCATCATGCTCGCAGTGATTGCCACCGGGTTCGGGCTCTGGATTAGCGATGCTCTGAGGACGAGCAGTCTCCCGCCGAGTCCCCAGTCCACTGCCCTCCACGGTGACAGCACCACTATCAACAAGGTGCCTACGGTCACCGCCTCAAAGGGCAAGGCGGGCGCCTCGGGCGACGTGTGCCTCAGCCAGGAGTGCATCCACACGGCTTCCACCGTTTTGCGTAAGATGAAGCCGGAGGTGGAGCCGTGCGACAACTTCTACGAGTTCGCCTGCGGCACATACCTTGAGGAGGAGAACATCCCCGACGACAAGGTCTCCATCAGCACCTTCTCCGTGATCTCTGACAAACTGCAGGAGCAGTTGAAGGACATCATTACCGCGGAGCGACCGAAAACGGAGCCGAAGCACTTCCGACTGCCCAACCTGCTTTACAGGGCCTGCATGAACAAAA CTCTGATCGAGACCCTGGGCCCTGAGCCCATAGCTCGAATGGCCAAGAAGCTGGGCGGCTGGCCGTTAATCACGGGAGAATCTTGGAACGCGGACGACAGCTGGACCTGGCAGGAACAGGTCAAGAAGTTCCGCACCGCCGGATTCAGCATGGACTACATCATTGACTTTTCGATAGGAGTGGATTTGCAGAACAGCACTAAGCGGCTTATAGAT CTGGACCAGTCCTCTCTGGCCTTGAGTCGCGAGTACCTCGTGAAGGGATTCAATGAGACCCTGGTGACGGCctactacgagtatatggtAGACATCGCGGTCCTTTTCGGGGCCAATAGGGATTTGGCCAAGACGGAGTTGCTGAGTTCGTTGGAGTTCGAGATCGCCCTTGCCAAT ATCTCCTGGCCCAACGAGAAGCGTCGAAACTCCTCTGAGCTGTACAATCTAAGGACCACCGCGCAGCTTCAGGCTGGATACCCCTACGTGCAGTGGGTGGACTACATGAACGCCCTGCTGCCGGAGGGGCTGAACGTGGCTGAGGACGAGATGATCAACCTGTCGGtgcccagcttctttgagGACCTCGGCAAGCTGCTGGCCAGGACGCCAAAGCGTGTCATCGCCAACTATATGTTCTGGCGCATCCACGGCTTCTCTGTGGGATTTCTGAGTGAGGAGTTCCGCAAGCGGCAGCTGGAGTACGCCACTGCCCTCTCCGGCCGCCAGGAACAGGAGGCTAGATGGAAGGAGTGTGTCGACATCGCCACGAGCAG CCTCGGCATTTCCGTGGGATCGCTCTATGTGGGCAAGCACTTCCACAAGGACTCCAAGGCCAACGCCCTGGAGATGGTCAACGAAATCCGCAACGTGTTCAACGACATCCTCGACGAGGTCAACTGGATGGACTCCAAGACAAAGGAGGAGGCCAAGCTAAAGCTGCACAGCATGGCCACCCACATCGGTTATCCGGACGAGATGCTTGACAACGAGAAGCTGGCCGCCTACTACGCCAAGCTCGACATCGATCCCGACAAGTACTTCGAGTCGTTCCTGGGCATGAACATATTCGGCACGGATTACTCCTTCAACAAGCTCCGTTTACCGGTCAACAAGACGGACTGGGTTCGCCACGCCCGCCCGGCGATCGTGAACGCATTCTACTCCTCCTTGGAGAACAGTATTC AATTCCCGGCCGGAATCCTGCAGGGACACTTCTTCAACGCCCAACGTCCAAAGTACATGAACTTTGGCGCAATTGGTTACGTGATTGGTCACGAGATCACCCACGGTTTCGACGACCAGGGTCGCCAGTTCGACGTGAAGGGCAACCTACGGGACTGGTGGCACCCGGACACCCAAAAGGCCTATCTGGCCAAGGCGAAGTGCATTATCGAGCAGTACGGCAACTACACCGAAATGGCCACGGGACTGAAC CTGAATGGCATCAACACCCAGGGGGAGAATATCGCCGACAATGGTGGCGTCAAGGAGTCGTACATTGCCTACCGAAGATGGGCTGAGAAGCACGGACCGGAGGCAAAGCTACCCGGATTGGACTACACCCCGGAGCAGATGTTTTGGGTGGCAGCCGGACAGACTTGGTGTGCTAAATACCGCAAAG aatCTCTCAAGATGCGTATTACTACCGGAGTGCATTCGCCATCCGAGTTCCGAGTCCTTGGGTCACTCAGCAACATGAAGGACTTCGCCAAGGACTTCCAGTGTCCGGAGGGCTCGCCCATGAATCCGGTCCAAAAGTGCGAAGTTTGGTAG